The nucleotide window TCATCATCCATTTTATTGCCTCCAAAATCTCCCATAATTCGCTGGAGTGATTTACTGCCCCTTTCTCTTTGACAAAATATTATTTTATTTATAAATCTGTTGGCTAAGCGTGCATATTTATTCAACTAAAATCGCAGCTTTTCCAGGCGCTGCATTGTTCGCCTTCTGCTCTTTGGAATCCTCTGCATTTACAACTTCAATCCCGCAGTTAAATTCTTTTTCAATCGCTTCCTTGTTTTTCTCCAAAGCTTCAAACTCTGTTTTCTGATCCAATACAATAACAGGCATCTTTCCCATATCCTTCACAACAGCAGGGATTATTTTTGAAACTTCGGCTCCATGCTGTTTAAAATCTTTCATCAAAACACTCATCAACTCCCTTACATCATGCGTTTTCTTAAGTTCTTTTTTCAGCGTTTTAAAGAAATCATACTTCCATTTATGGCTTATGATTAATGTTATCCTGCCAGGTTTTTCTTTTTTAATAAGCGTTAAAACATTTCTTGCATCTGAAATGGTATTCCTGACAAAGTTCTCAGAAGCATCTAAGCTTTCATCAATGTATTTCTCGTTATAAGAAGGCCATTCTGCCAAAGAAACAAACCCTTTATTTCCCATCATCTCCCATAATTCTTCTGCCAGATGCGGCGCAAAAGGCTGCAGCATCTTGATAAAAGCTTCAGCAGCTTCTTTCGATGCGCTGTACTTTGCAAGGTGATCGAAATAGTCTGAAAGCCGTATTATTGCTGTATTGAATTCAAGGGCATCCATGTGATCTGTAACATCCCTTATTGTTTTGTGCATCTTATTCAATAATTCTTTTGAGCTTTCCTTTGAAAGCTTTGCTTCTGAGACAAAAGAATAGATTTTATTCACAAGCCTATACATCCCCTCTATTCCCTGGTCGCTCCATTCAACTTCCTTGTCCGGAGAAGCGACAAACAATAAAAACAATCGCGCCGTGTCTATTCCGTATTTCTGGGCAATCTCTTCCTGCGTTACAACATTGCCCCTGCTTTTGCTCATCACAAAGCCGCCTTTGTGCAGCATCCCCTGGTTAAACAAGCGGGGAGCAGGCTCGTCAAAATTTACCAATCCCAAATCGCGCAAAAACTTTGTAAAGAACCTGAAATAAATCAAATGCATGCATGCATGCTCCTTTCCCCCGATATACAAATCAATCGGCATCCAATAGGCCGCTTTCTTTTTATCAAAGATCTCTTTTTCATTTTTTGGATCGCAATATCTCAGGAAATACCAGCTTGAATCAATAAAAGTGTCCATCGTATCCGTTTCTCTTCTTGCCTTTCCCTTGCATCCGGGGCATTTTGTGTTTACAAATTCGCTGACATTTTCCAGCGGATTTCCTTTTCCGCCAAACTCGACATTTTCAGGAAGCCTGACTGGCAGCTCTTTTTCCGGAACAGGCACAATGCCGCACTTCTCGCAGTAAACAATTGGGATCGGGCAGCCCCAGAATCTCTGCCTTGAAATCAGCCAGTCTCTTAACTTGTACTGCACAGTTTTCTTTCCAATGCCCTCTTTCTCTAAAAATTTGTTTATCTCAGGAATCGCTTCTTTATTGTTCATATCATTGAATCTGCCTGAATTGACAAGATAGCCCTCTCCAATAAAAGCCCTCGACATCTTATCTGCATTCAGCTCATACTCTCTTGGGTTAATTACAGCCTTTATTGGAATCTTGAATTTCTTTGCAAAATCAAAATCTCTTTGATCATGAGCCGGAACAGCCATTATTGCGCCAGTTCCGTAATCAAGCA belongs to Candidatus Woesearchaeota archaeon and includes:
- a CDS encoding leucine--tRNA ligase, with amino-acid sequence MADFNKISRKWQKKWEDAKIFEVKEDPKKKKFYCLEMYPYPSGSGLHMGHVRNYTIGDCFARFKRMQGFNVLYPMGYDSFGLPAENAAIKAKSHPKIFTEDAIKNFIRQQKELGLSYDWSRVIASHTPEYYKWDQWIFLKMFEKGLAFRKKSVVNWCPKCATVLANEQVHDGKCWRHEDTNVEVRDLEQWFFKITDYAEELLKDIDGLQWSEDVKTMQRNWIGRSEGTLVDFEIKTDNNYVLIHGYAGSPDALFFPWLRKELEGKGYKVNVPNLPDTDNPDVIKQAEYVLKNERFDENTVLLGHSLGAAVALKILERLEKPIKKLILAAGFIEPKFKDKKRPFDETFNWKFDFDKIKKNVKDIAILRAKNDYALPPERADKIKKVIGGVIFDFKAEASHICGEKEPDVLNRCLEKIPIFTTRADTLYGVTFMVYAPEHPKVLELVKGTRYEADVKKFIEKVVIEDRFTRTAEDKEKEGMFIGRYAINPLTNAEIPIYIANFVLLDYGTGAIMAVPAHDQRDFDFAKKFKIPIKAVINPREYELNADKMSRAFIGEGYLVNSGRFNDMNNKEAIPEINKFLEKEGIGKKTVQYKLRDWLISRQRFWGCPIPIVYCEKCGIVPVPEKELPVRLPENVEFGGKGNPLENVSEFVNTKCPGCKGKARRETDTMDTFIDSSWYFLRYCDPKNEKEIFDKKKAAYWMPIDLYIGGKEHACMHLIYFRFFTKFLRDLGLVNFDEPAPRLFNQGMLHKGGFVMSKSRGNVVTQEEIAQKYGIDTARLFLLFVASPDKEVEWSDQGIEGMYRLVNKIYSFVSEAKLSKESSKELLNKMHKTIRDVTDHMDALEFNTAIIRLSDYFDHLAKYSASKEAAEAFIKMLQPFAPHLAEELWEMMGNKGFVSLAEWPSYNEKYIDESLDASENFVRNTISDARNVLTLIKKEKPGRITLIISHKWKYDFFKTLKKELKKTHDVRELMSVLMKDFKQHGAEVSKIIPAVVKDMGKMPVIVLDQKTEFEALEKNKEAIEKEFNCGIEVVNAEDSKEQKANNAAPGKAAILVE